A stretch of Miscanthus floridulus cultivar M001 chromosome 13, ASM1932011v1, whole genome shotgun sequence DNA encodes these proteins:
- the LOC136501218 gene encoding ABC transporter G family member 4-like, producing MATPTVTEPDNAEASPPSPTSPPPKKVTYELAARNIYYAKPAAAPRSLVAQLLKPCGAAAAPPDYILRDVSLTARAGEILAVVGPSGAGKSTLLDILATRTAPTHGRLLLNAAPLRSTSSFRRLSAHVPQADVALDLLTVSETFAFAASLLRPESRAAASAAVAELLADLRLAHVAHTRVSPARLSGGERRRVSIGLVLLRDPGVLLLDEPTSGLDSSSAHVVVSCLRAVAAARGTTVVLSIHQPSARLLSAVDCLLLLSRGTVLHNGSLASLDAALLSHGLVAPAQLNPLEFALEVLDQLPHPTPSTPEPKPTTQEPNSPSSSHHKMAKATTSSTGRSPSSRLHELVVLYKRAWKVVYRSKQLLLTNFLEAVLVGTLLGTIYIHAGYGEAGAHKRLGLFAFTLTFLLTSTTETLPTFVTERPIILAETAAGLYRLSSHVAAATLVFLPYLLAVALLYSVCVYFLVGLCSSAGAFAAFVLVVWAVVLTANSFVLFVSSFAPDYIAGMSLVSVSLAGFFLFSGYFLSRGSMPSYWVFMHYVSPYKYALDALLANEYTCAANRCFGVGGGAADGSECSDTGHDVLVEKGLTAEERWTGVQVLFGFFLLYRVLYWVVLSRRASRAKR from the coding sequence ATGGCAACCCCTACTGTCACGGAACCGGACAATGCCGAGGCATCGCCTCCATCTCCGACGTCCCCACCGCCCAAGAAGGTCACGTACGAGCTCGCCGCCCGGAACATCTACTACGCCAAGCCGGCCGCCGCGCCGAGGTCGCTCGTCGCGCAGCTTCTGAAGCCGTGCGGCGCGGCCGCGGCGCCGCCGGACTACATCCTCCGCGACGTGTCCCTCACGGCTCGGGCCGGGGAGATCCTGGCCGTCGTGGGCCCGAGCGGCGCCGGGAAGTCCACGCTGCTCGACATCCTCGCCACGCGTACGGCGCCGACGCACGGGCGGCTGCTGCTCAACGCCGCGCCGCTGCGGTCGACGTCGTCGTTCCGCAGGCTGTCGGCGCACGTGCCCCAGGCGGACGTCGCGCTCGACCTGCTCACCGTCTCCGAGACCTTCGCGTTCGCGGCGTCGCTGCTGCGCCCGgagtcgcgggccgccgcctcggccGCGGTCGCCGAGCTCCTCGCGGACCTCAGGCTCGCCCACGTCGCGCACACGCGGGTCTCCCCCGCACGGCTGTCCGGCGGTGAGCGCCGGCGCGTGTCGATAGGCCTCGTCCTCCTGCGCGACCCCGGGGTGCTCCTCCTCGACGAGCCGACGTCCGGACTAGACTCCTCCTCGGCGCATGTGGTCGTCAGTTGCCTCCGCGCCGTCGCGGCCGCGCGTGGCACGACAGTGGTGCTTTCCATCCACCAGCCAAGCGCACGCCTCCTCTCCGCTGTGGactgcctgctcctcctctcccGTGGCACCGTCCTCCACAACGGTTCCCTCGCGTCCCTCGACGCTGCCCTCCTCTCCCATGGCCTGGTCGCCCCCGCGCAGCTCAACCCACTCGAGTTCGCCCTTGAGGTCCTCGACCAGCTCCCTCATCCCACCCCCTCTACCCCTGAACCCAAGCCGACGACGCAAGAACCCaactcgccgtcgtcgagccacCACAAGATGGCCAAGGCGACGACGTCGTCTACTGGCCGTTCGCCGTCGTCGAGGCTGCACGAGCTGGTGGTACTGTACAAGAGGGCGTGGAAGGTGGTGTACCGGAGCAAGCAGCTGCTTCTCACCAACTTCCTTGAGGCCGTGCTCGTGGGCACGCTGCTGGGCACGATCTACATCCACGCTGGCTACGGCGAGGCCGGCGCGCACAAGCGGCTGGGCCTGTTCGCCTTCACGCTCACTTTCCTGCTGACTTCCACGACCGAGACGCTGCCGACGTTCGTGACGGAGCGGCCCATCATTCTGGCGGAGACGGCGGCGGGGCTGTACCGGCTGTCGTCGCACGTGGCGGCGGCCACGCTGGTGTTCCTGCCGTACCTCCTAGCGGTGGCGCTGCTCTACTCCGTGTGCGTCTACTTCCTCGTGGGGCTCTGCTCGTCGGCGGGCGCCTTCGCGGCGTTCGTCCTggtggtgtgggcggtggtgctGACGGCCAACTCGTTCGTGCTGTTCGTGAGCTCGTTCGCGCCGGACTACATCGCCGGCATGTCCCTGGTATCCGTGTCGCTGGccggcttcttcctcttctccggcTACTTCCTGTCGCGGGGGAGCATGCCGTCGTACTGGGTGTTCATGCACTACGTGTCGCCCTACAAGTACGCGCTGGACGCGCTGTTGGCGAACGAGTACACGTGCGCGGCGAACCGGTGCTTCGGTGTGGGCGGGGGAGCCGCCGACGGCAGCGAGTGCTCGGACACGGGGCACGACGTGCTGGTGGAGAAGGGGCTCACGGCGGAGGAGCGGTGGACCGGCGTGCAGGTTCTGTTCGGCTTCTTCCTTCTCTACCGGGTGCTTTACTGGGTGGTGCTCAGCCGGCGAGCGTCCAGGGCTAAGAGATGA